A stretch of Sphingomicrobium flavum DNA encodes these proteins:
- a CDS encoding class I SAM-dependent RNA methyltransferase translates to MSEEIIRIAARGDGVTASGKFVALTAPGDTVDGKTIVERGPHYQIPPCHHFPTCGGCQLQHLDAETYAGFVTGRIEDALAHHGLSADIAAPHLSLPRSRRRASLKAMKAGGKVIIGFNEGKSHRIVDTAECHILRPELFDMLQPLRHLLATMLPQKRSAGVQMTLVDQGVDLLISGVKADGLEAAEALSAFAEAHPIARLALDEGYGPEPRYEPRPVTISLSGTPVGFPIGSFLQATDDGEGALIAAAKQAIQDHDGPTLDLFAGLGTFALAVASETRPVIAAEAARDAILSLKMTANRAQLPIEAEHRDLYRRPYEVKELAAIKAVILDPPRSGAEAQVAELAQSDVPVIAYVSCNPATFARDAEMLVKGGYRLDWVKPVGQFLWSTHVELAARFSR, encoded by the coding sequence ATGAGCGAAGAGATCATCCGCATCGCGGCGCGCGGCGACGGCGTCACCGCTTCGGGCAAGTTCGTCGCACTGACCGCCCCCGGCGACACCGTGGACGGCAAGACCATCGTCGAGCGCGGCCCGCATTATCAGATACCACCCTGCCACCATTTCCCCACTTGCGGCGGCTGCCAGCTCCAGCATCTGGACGCAGAGACCTATGCCGGCTTCGTCACTGGCCGGATCGAGGATGCACTGGCGCATCACGGGCTGAGCGCCGATATCGCTGCCCCCCATCTCTCCCTGCCGCGCAGCCGCCGCCGGGCCAGCCTCAAGGCTATGAAGGCAGGCGGCAAGGTCATCATCGGCTTCAACGAGGGCAAATCGCACCGCATTGTCGACACGGCCGAATGCCATATCCTACGCCCTGAATTGTTTGACATGCTCCAGCCGCTACGCCATCTGCTCGCCACCATGCTGCCGCAAAAACGCAGCGCGGGCGTGCAGATGACGCTGGTCGATCAAGGCGTGGACCTGCTCATTTCGGGCGTCAAAGCGGACGGGCTGGAGGCTGCCGAAGCGCTGAGCGCCTTTGCCGAAGCCCATCCCATTGCCCGCCTCGCGCTGGACGAAGGCTATGGTCCCGAGCCGCGCTACGAACCGCGGCCCGTCACGATCAGCTTGTCGGGCACGCCGGTGGGCTTCCCCATCGGCAGCTTCCTGCAAGCCACGGACGACGGGGAGGGGGCGCTTATCGCTGCCGCCAAACAGGCGATCCAGGACCATGACGGCCCAACGCTCGACCTGTTCGCCGGCCTCGGTACCTTCGCCTTGGCCGTGGCTAGCGAAACCCGCCCGGTCATCGCCGCCGAAGCGGCCCGTGATGCGATCCTGTCGCTGAAGATGACCGCCAACCGCGCGCAGCTCCCGATCGAGGCCGAACATCGCGATCTTTATCGCCGTCCTTATGAAGTGAAAGAATTGGCCGCAATCAAGGCCGTGATCCTTGATCCGCCGCGTTCAGGCGCCGAAGCGCAGGTCGCCGAACTGGCGCAAAGCGACGTGCCGGTGATCGCTTATGTCAGCTGCAATCCCGCCACCTTCGCGCGCGATGCCGAAATGCTGGTGAAAGGCGGCTACCGCCTCGATTGGGTGAAGCCGGTCGGCCAGTTCTTATGGTCCACCCATGTCGAGCTGGCCGCCCGTTTCAGCCGCTAG
- a CDS encoding MAPEG family protein: MVEYSALLGPVIVLVAWTMVMLFWGVGKSVGAARRSGLKDIPAKGTRVRDLEPHIDAAAAWPRQNYEHLVEQPTLFYAIVFALVAMGDDLQLNLWLAWGYVGLRIIHSIYQSTVNVGRVRGLFFVLSTLCLIGLVLHAAIRFFH; the protein is encoded by the coding sequence ATGGTCGAATATTCCGCCTTGCTTGGGCCCGTCATCGTGCTGGTGGCGTGGACAATGGTCATGCTGTTCTGGGGCGTAGGCAAAAGTGTTGGTGCCGCGCGGCGCAGTGGCCTCAAGGATATTCCCGCCAAGGGCACACGTGTGCGCGATCTGGAGCCTCATATCGATGCCGCCGCCGCATGGCCGCGGCAGAATTACGAGCATCTGGTCGAGCAGCCGACGCTATTCTACGCGATCGTCTTCGCGCTGGTCGCCATGGGCGATGATCTGCAGCTCAACCTGTGGCTGGCCTGGGGCTATGTGGGACTGCGGATCATCCACAGCATCTATCAGTCGACCGTCAATGTAGGACGGGTTCGCGGCTTGTTCTTCGTGCTTTCGACCCTGTGCCTGATCGGGCTGGTGCTGCACGCGGCGATCCGCTTCTTCCACTAG
- a CDS encoding MAPEG family protein: protein MPYTLSLLQPVAVLLAWSGMMFVWLYATRLPAMKKMGIDIRGRKGTTGKDLDGVLPPEVQWKAHNYNHLMEQPTLFYATALALLFLGDASTIATALAWGYAVLRILHSLEQTLVNRVIVRFPLFLLSSLCLLALIAKLVIAVFFPSFQ from the coding sequence ATGCCATATACGCTCAGCCTGTTGCAGCCGGTTGCAGTGCTGCTCGCCTGGTCGGGAATGATGTTCGTCTGGCTATATGCCACGCGGCTGCCCGCGATGAAGAAAATGGGTATCGACATCAGGGGGCGCAAAGGCACGACCGGCAAGGATCTGGACGGCGTGCTGCCACCCGAAGTGCAGTGGAAGGCGCACAACTATAATCATCTGATGGAGCAGCCGACGCTATTCTACGCAACGGCGCTGGCGCTGCTCTTCCTGGGCGATGCATCGACCATCGCGACAGCGTTGGCATGGGGCTATGCCGTGCTGCGGATCCTGCACAGCCTGGAGCAGACCCTGGTCAATCGCGTGATCGTGCGTTTCCCGCTGTTCCTTCTCTCATCGCTGTGCCTGCTGGCGTTGATTGCGAAGCTGGTCATCGCCGTCTTCTTCCCCAGTTTCCAATAG
- a CDS encoding 1,9-bis(guanidino)-5-aza-nonane synthase — protein sequence MSDDLATHPDEDQIDRQKKAELLQSQVEHIDITSFDARPIVDAMGKMSFTSRDMARATRIYNQMLEDKDCSIILVIAGSTSAGGCMDLYAELVRSNMVDAIVATGASIVDMDFFEGLGHKHYQALEIPDDKVLRSLYIDRIYDTYIDEEALQDTDHTIAKIADSLEPKAYSSRAFIKEMGKYLVEHGKKDNSLVKLAYEHDVPIFCPAFVDSSAGFGLVKHQVDAMHRGGHWMVLDAIADFRELTDIKIKAGTTGLLMIGGGVPKNFAQDTVVCAEILGHEDVEMHKYAVQITVADVRDGACSSSTLQEACSWGKVDTALEQMVYAEATSVLPLMASDAYHRGAWKNREKRRFAKMFD from the coding sequence ATGAGCGACGATCTCGCCACCCACCCCGACGAAGACCAGATCGACCGCCAGAAGAAGGCGGAACTGCTGCAGAGCCAGGTCGAACATATCGACATTACCAGCTTCGATGCGCGCCCGATCGTCGATGCCATGGGCAAGATGAGCTTCACCAGCCGCGACATGGCACGCGCAACCCGCATCTATAACCAGATGCTGGAAGACAAGGATTGTTCGATCATCCTGGTGATCGCGGGGTCGACCTCGGCCGGCGGCTGCATGGATCTCTATGCCGAACTGGTCCGCTCCAACATGGTCGACGCGATTGTCGCCACGGGTGCGAGCATCGTCGACATGGATTTCTTCGAAGGGCTTGGCCACAAGCATTACCAGGCGCTGGAAATCCCCGACGACAAGGTGCTGCGCTCGCTCTACATCGACCGTATCTACGATACCTATATCGATGAAGAAGCGCTGCAGGACACCGATCACACGATCGCCAAGATCGCTGACAGCCTGGAGCCCAAGGCCTATTCTAGCCGCGCTTTCATCAAGGAAATGGGCAAATATCTCGTCGAGCATGGCAAGAAGGACAACAGCCTCGTCAAGCTGGCCTATGAGCATGACGTGCCAATCTTCTGCCCGGCTTTCGTCGATAGCTCGGCAGGCTTTGGCCTGGTCAAGCACCAGGTCGATGCCATGCATCGCGGCGGCCATTGGATGGTGCTCGATGCCATTGCCGATTTCCGCGAACTAACCGACATCAAGATCAAGGCCGGCACCACCGGCCTGCTGATGATTGGAGGCGGCGTGCCCAAGAATTTTGCGCAGGACACCGTCGTGTGCGCCGAAATCCTTGGCCATGAAGATGTGGAAATGCACAAATATGCAGTGCAGATCACCGTTGCCGACGTGCGCGACGGGGCCTGTTCTTCCTCGACGCTGCAGGAAGCCTGCAGCTGGGGCAAGGTCGACACCGCGCTCGAGCAGATGGTCTATGCCGAAGCGACCAGCGTGCTGCCGCTGATGGCCAGTGATGCCTATCATCGCGGTGCCTGGAAGAATCGCGAGAAGCGCCGTTTCGCCAAGATGTTTGACTAG
- a CDS encoding type III PLP-dependent enzyme encodes MHEHHSALGLATAKRPVQPVTLLRPHAAHRAARFFVEKFPGKSLYAVKANPSPDLLKVLWDGGITHYDVASIGEVRLVAETLPEATLCFMHPVKAEEVIAEAYFCHGVKTFSLDSLDELEKIRRATKGASDLNLLVRLRVSSDHSKLSLSTKFGASDDELEQLMFETRQMADAMGLCFHVGSQAMSPAAYAEAMERVRDAIVRTAVTVDIIDVGGGFPSAYPGMEPPSLEQYFQVIHDKFEDLPISYSAELWCEPGRALCAEYSSVIVRVEKRRGSDLYINDGAYGALFDAAHVGWRYPVRLLREDESDAPAEDFAFYGPTCDDLDHMVGPFVLPGDVKAGDYIEVGMLGAYGCAMRTGFNGFGVEDRVVVSDEPMASLYGFSAEQDVGSNVIRLQ; translated from the coding sequence TTGCACGAGCATCATTCTGCGCTGGGGCTAGCGACGGCCAAGAGGCCCGTCCAGCCCGTTACGCTACTCCGCCCGCATGCTGCGCATCGCGCTGCCCGTTTCTTCGTTGAGAAGTTTCCGGGCAAGTCGCTTTATGCCGTGAAGGCCAATCCTTCGCCCGACCTTTTGAAGGTGCTGTGGGATGGCGGCATCACGCATTATGACGTCGCCTCGATCGGTGAAGTGCGCCTGGTGGCGGAAACTCTGCCGGAAGCCACCTTGTGCTTCATGCACCCGGTCAAGGCCGAGGAAGTCATTGCCGAGGCCTATTTCTGCCACGGCGTGAAGACCTTCAGCCTCGATAGCCTCGATGAGCTGGAGAAGATCCGCCGCGCCACCAAGGGCGCGAGTGATCTCAACCTGCTGGTGCGCCTGCGCGTGTCGTCGGATCATAGCAAGCTGTCGCTTTCGACCAAGTTCGGTGCGTCGGATGACGAGCTGGAGCAGTTGATGTTCGAGACCCGGCAGATGGCGGATGCGATGGGGTTGTGCTTCCATGTCGGCAGCCAGGCGATGAGCCCGGCCGCCTATGCCGAAGCGATGGAGCGCGTGCGCGATGCCATTGTCCGCACCGCTGTAACCGTGGACATCATCGATGTCGGTGGCGGCTTCCCCTCGGCCTATCCCGGGATGGAGCCCCCTTCCCTCGAGCAATATTTCCAAGTCATCCACGACAAGTTCGAGGATCTTCCGATCAGCTATTCGGCCGAACTGTGGTGCGAGCCGGGTCGTGCATTGTGCGCCGAATATTCCAGCGTCATCGTGCGCGTGGAAAAGCGCCGCGGCAGCGATCTTTACATCAATGACGGCGCCTATGGGGCGCTGTTCGATGCCGCGCATGTCGGGTGGCGCTATCCCGTCCGCCTGCTGCGCGAAGATGAAAGCGATGCGCCGGCCGAGGACTTCGCCTTTTACGGGCCGACCTGCGATGACCTTGACCATATGGTGGGGCCCTTCGTCCTGCCGGGCGATGTGAAGGCCGGCGACTATATCGAGGTCGGCATGCTGGGCGCCTATGGCTGCGCGATGCGTACCGGGTTCAACGGCTTTGGCGTGGAAGACCGCGTGGTCGTTTCCGATGAGCCGATGGCGAGCCTTTATGGCTTCTCTGCGGAACAGGATGTCGGCTCGAACGTCATCCGGTTGCAGTAG
- a CDS encoding threonine ammonia-lyase, producing the protein MLTIEDVITAARRIKGAVRRTPLSWTQIHGKNVGIKWENQQKGGAFKLRGASNRLLALSPEEREKGVVAFSSGNHARGVAIAARRLGMHSAIVMPADAPKAKIDGTRSEGAEIILYDRMSESREEIAARMAEERGATLVPSFDDPYIVAGQGTSGLEILEQCVETGMGVPSQILVCCGGGGLSGGIALACPDSRIICIEPIGWDDMAKSLTAGSPQSIGPNPPPTMCDAIQTFKPAEITVSTLLSAGAGAAQVSEEEVKQAIRYAWAEHQQIVEPGGAVALAAALSGAVELNDGDVLLVSGGNVDPALHAEIVA; encoded by the coding sequence ATGCTGACGATAGAAGATGTCATCACCGCTGCGCGCCGCATTAAAGGCGCGGTTCGCCGCACCCCGCTCAGCTGGACGCAAATTCACGGCAAAAATGTCGGCATCAAATGGGAAAATCAGCAGAAAGGCGGGGCCTTTAAGCTGCGCGGTGCGTCCAATCGACTGCTCGCTTTATCGCCCGAAGAGCGCGAAAAAGGCGTCGTCGCTTTCTCAAGCGGCAATCATGCCCGCGGCGTCGCCATTGCGGCCCGCCGCCTGGGCATGCACTCCGCCATCGTCATGCCTGCCGATGCGCCCAAGGCCAAGATTGACGGCACTCGCAGCGAAGGCGCGGAAATCATCCTCTATGACCGTATGAGCGAAAGCCGCGAGGAGATCGCTGCCCGCATGGCCGAAGAACGTGGCGCCACGCTCGTTCCCAGCTTCGATGATCCCTATATCGTTGCAGGGCAGGGCACGTCGGGTCTCGAAATCCTCGAACAATGCGTTGAAACCGGGATGGGCGTGCCCAGCCAGATCCTCGTTTGCTGCGGTGGCGGCGGCCTGTCGGGCGGTATCGCCTTGGCCTGTCCGGACAGCCGGATCATATGCATCGAGCCTATCGGGTGGGACGATATGGCCAAATCGCTCACTGCGGGCAGTCCGCAATCGATCGGCCCCAACCCGCCACCAACAATGTGCGATGCGATCCAGACCTTCAAACCCGCCGAGATCACCGTCTCGACGCTGCTTTCGGCAGGCGCCGGCGCCGCGCAGGTCAGCGAGGAAGAGGTGAAACAGGCCATCCGCTACGCCTGGGCCGAACATCAGCAAATCGTCGAGCCCGGCGGCGCGGTCGCGCTGGCGGCAGCGCTCTCAGGCGCAGTCGAGCTCAATGATGGAGATGTATTGCTGGTATCGGGCGGCAATGTAGACCCGGCGCTGCACGCCGAGATTGTCGCCTAG
- a CDS encoding alpha/beta hydrolase, translating into MPEVIFPGPEGRLEGRFTPGPRPRAPVALILHSHPQAGGTMNNKIVQLLHKDFVRRGFATLRFNFRGVGKSQGTFDNGIGELSDAASALDWVQQIHPEAEVTWVAGVSFGAWIGMQLLMRRPEIRGFISIAPPANMYDFSFLAPCPASGIIIQGTGDEVVTPGAVQKLVDKLRTQKHITIEHKEIPGANHFFADETDVLFGVIDQYLDYRLDPDCPIR; encoded by the coding sequence ATGCCAGAAGTGATTTTTCCCGGACCCGAAGGCCGTCTTGAAGGCCGTTTCACCCCCGGGCCCCGTCCCCGCGCACCGGTCGCGCTGATCCTCCATTCGCACCCCCAGGCCGGGGGCACGATGAACAACAAGATCGTGCAATTGTTGCACAAGGATTTTGTCCGCCGTGGTTTCGCCACGCTGCGCTTCAATTTTCGCGGTGTCGGCAAGAGCCAGGGCACGTTCGACAATGGTATTGGCGAACTGAGCGATGCGGCGAGCGCGCTCGACTGGGTGCAGCAGATCCATCCCGAAGCCGAAGTGACCTGGGTCGCGGGCGTCAGCTTTGGCGCCTGGATCGGCATGCAATTGCTGATGCGCCGCCCGGAAATCCGCGGTTTCATCTCGATCGCGCCGCCCGCCAACATGTATGATTTCAGCTTCCTGGCCCCCTGCCCGGCCAGCGGTATCATCATCCAGGGCACCGGCGATGAAGTGGTGACGCCGGGCGCGGTGCAGAAACTGGTCGACAAGCTGCGCACCCAAAAGCACATCACCATCGAACATAAGGAAATTCCGGGCGCGAACCATTTCTTCGCTGACGAGACGGACGTGCTATTCGGCGTGATCGATCAATATCTCGACTATCGCCTCGATCCGGATTGCCCGATCCGCTAG
- a CDS encoding cysteine desulfurase family protein, whose protein sequence is MTRQLYFDHAAATPIHPEAREAIAKAMDDWANPNAPHADARNSRKMLEDARKSLGAALDWDHDVVFTSGASEAVSIAAKRACCNGRVYGATEHAIVPATMGEASKTLPVDRHGLVDMDALDEALAGDPCLVAIQHVNNETGVIQDIEAIYAKVQAAGALLLADCAQSAAKIDLPDADFIATSGYKLGGPPGIGALLIKDLSSLEACGGQEKGYRRGTQNVPGAVGMAAAASAGRFKEAMPRLKMLRQKLEDAVESLGGSVIGKGAPRIPTIGAIALPGVPSNVSLVQLDLAGISVAAGSACSSGKMKPSHVLEAMQVEADQLSNFLRISFGANTSDEDVDGLIAELTRIVERTKAA, encoded by the coding sequence ATGACACGCCAACTCTATTTCGATCATGCTGCCGCGACGCCGATCCACCCGGAAGCGCGCGAAGCGATCGCCAAGGCGATGGATGACTGGGCCAACCCCAACGCCCCCCATGCCGACGCGCGCAATAGCCGCAAGATGCTCGAAGATGCGCGCAAGTCGCTCGGCGCGGCCTTGGACTGGGATCATGATGTGGTCTTCACATCCGGCGCCAGCGAAGCCGTTTCCATCGCCGCCAAGCGCGCCTGCTGCAATGGCCGCGTCTATGGCGCCACCGAACATGCCATCGTCCCCGCCACCATGGGCGAGGCGAGCAAGACGCTCCCGGTCGATCGGCACGGTCTTGTCGACATGGATGCTCTGGACGAAGCCCTGGCGGGCGATCCCTGCCTGGTCGCCATCCAGCATGTGAACAATGAAACCGGCGTCATCCAGGATATCGAGGCCATTTACGCCAAGGTGCAGGCCGCCGGTGCTTTGCTGCTGGCCGATTGCGCCCAGTCCGCCGCCAAGATCGACCTGCCAGACGCCGATTTTATCGCCACCTCGGGCTATAAGCTGGGCGGGCCTCCGGGCATTGGCGCGCTGCTCATCAAGGATCTGTCCTCGCTGGAAGCCTGCGGCGGGCAGGAAAAGGGCTATCGCCGCGGTACGCAAAATGTGCCGGGCGCTGTCGGCATGGCCGCCGCCGCCAGCGCGGGCCGCTTCAAGGAAGCGATGCCGCGTCTCAAGATGCTCAGGCAAAAGCTTGAAGATGCAGTGGAAAGTCTCGGCGGCAGCGTCATCGGCAAGGGTGCGCCCCGCATCCCGACCATCGGTGCCATCGCATTGCCCGGCGTGCCCTCCAACGTCTCCTTGGTCCAGCTTGACCTTGCCGGCATTTCGGTGGCGGCGGGCAGCGCCTGCTCCTCGGGCAAAATGAAGCCCAGCCATGTGCTGGAAGCCATGCAGGTGGAGGCTGACCAGCTCAGCAACTTCCTTCGTATCAGCTTCGGCGCCAATACGTCGGATGAGGATGTGGACGGGCTGATTGCCGAGCTCACGCGCATTGTGGAGCGCACCAAGGCCGCATGA